Proteins found in one Terriglobales bacterium genomic segment:
- a CDS encoding ATPase domain-containing protein: protein MSAHDRVIIQKLPTGVPGLDEILGGGLPEFSFNIIAGAPGSGKTTLAHQIVFANATPERPALYFTILGEPALKMLRYQQQYTFFDQAKLSTAVHFINLSQVVLEKDLDAVLEEIAKQVEKANPGIVVVDSFRTVVRKALGGTTEVELQAFIQRLALLLTSWQATTFLVGEYVEGEIRDNPVFTVSDGLFWLYQTSERSSIVRKLQIMKLRGQASVPGLHTFRITNAGLQAFSRTLGLAGQTRKIPSTRRLSIGIPELDKMLGGGIPEGDSILVAGASGTGKSVLATQFVAEGIRQGDPGVVVVFEERPQEYAERASSFGLDLKTPRREKKLEILYLRPLDLSVDETMHEILAAVRKIGAKRLVIDSLAGFEMALAPGFRADFRESLYRMITALTGIGVTILSTVEVNESFTEFPFSTYSISFLTDDIIRLRYVCIDGQLRKIMVVIKMRGGKHSKDIREYEITSKGLVLMGDRLTDYQGLITGIPKHVGRPGSKEARTHKSKAKTKS from the coding sequence GTGAGCGCACACGATAGAGTAATCATACAAAAACTGCCGACCGGGGTACCGGGCCTGGATGAAATCCTGGGCGGCGGCCTCCCGGAGTTTTCCTTCAATATCATCGCGGGGGCACCAGGGAGCGGCAAGACGACACTGGCGCACCAAATCGTGTTCGCCAACGCCACTCCGGAACGTCCCGCGCTCTACTTCACCATCCTCGGCGAACCCGCTCTCAAAATGCTGCGATACCAGCAACAATACACATTCTTCGACCAGGCGAAGTTAAGCACTGCTGTTCACTTTATCAACCTGAGCCAGGTCGTGTTGGAGAAGGACTTAGACGCGGTGCTGGAGGAGATTGCGAAACAGGTTGAGAAGGCAAATCCCGGTATTGTGGTCGTGGACTCCTTTCGGACTGTGGTGCGGAAGGCGCTCGGCGGTACAACCGAAGTGGAGCTGCAGGCTTTCATTCAACGGCTAGCCCTGCTCCTGACGAGTTGGCAAGCTACGACTTTTCTGGTCGGAGAATATGTCGAAGGGGAGATCCGAGACAATCCCGTGTTCACGGTATCCGATGGCCTCTTTTGGCTATACCAAACGTCGGAGCGAAGCTCGATTGTGCGGAAACTCCAGATCATGAAACTACGCGGGCAGGCGTCCGTGCCCGGACTGCACACCTTCCGTATTACCAATGCTGGGCTGCAAGCCTTCTCGCGTACTCTTGGGCTAGCCGGACAAACAAGAAAGATTCCCAGCACACGACGCCTCTCCATCGGCATTCCGGAATTGGACAAGATGCTCGGCGGAGGCATTCCGGAGGGAGACAGCATCCTTGTGGCTGGGGCCTCGGGGACGGGGAAATCAGTCTTGGCAACCCAATTCGTTGCTGAAGGTATTCGTCAGGGCGATCCGGGAGTTGTGGTGGTGTTTGAAGAACGACCGCAAGAATATGCGGAGCGCGCCAGCAGCTTTGGCCTGGATCTGAAAACGCCGCGACGCGAGAAGAAACTCGAAATCCTCTACTTGCGGCCACTGGATCTCTCGGTGGATGAAACCATGCACGAGATTCTCGCCGCAGTTCGCAAGATTGGCGCTAAGCGCCTGGTGATTGATTCGCTAGCGGGCTTTGAGATGGCGCTAGCCCCTGGCTTCCGCGCGGACTTTCGCGAGTCGCTCTACCGGATGATCACCGCACTGACGGGAATCGGCGTGACCATTCTAAGCACGGTTGAGGTGAACGAGTCGTTCACGGAATTCCCATTCAGTACCTACTCGATTTCCTTTCTCACCGATGACATTATCCGGCTTCGATACGTATGTATCGATGGCCAGCTTCGCAAGATTATGGTCGTTATCAAGATGCGCGGTGGCAAGCATAGTAAGGACATCCGCGAATACGAGATCACTTCCAAGGGTTTGGTCCTCATGGGCGACCGCCTCACGGATTATCAAGGCCTTATCACGGGAATTCCGAAGCACGTGGGCCGACCCGGCAGTAAGGAAGCACGCACACACAAGTCAAAAGCCAAGACCAAAAGCTAA